A single Amia ocellicauda isolate fAmiCal2 chromosome 9, fAmiCal2.hap1, whole genome shotgun sequence DNA region contains:
- the LOC136758317 gene encoding arylamine N-acetyltransferase, pineal gland isozyme NAT-10-like has protein sequence MDLATKDDDKRGKESKVYLTQYLQTSPESLFTNKSICSQIWEPLELISRKDQPQLPAVFRLIEDNGIWALEKSGRKPHIPKEKFTNSSLLDKSPVRKMYCFTLTPRSVDHFVPTAQYFQTSPESLFIHESIYSLQTPTGFRALVGLTDSEVTFNYQNGVDLFQMSTVTDEEVEKVLQEKFGIVLANKCRPINNKGNYIV, from the exons ATGGACCTGGCGACCAAGGATGATGATAAAAGGGGCAAGGAGAGCAAAGTTTACCTGA CCCAATACCTCCAGACGTCTCCAGAATCCCTGTTCACCAACAAGTCCATCTGCTCCCAAATATGGGAGCCCCTTGAGCTAATTTCTAGGAAAGATCAACCTCAACTTCCTGCCGTTTTCCGCCTTATAGAAGATAATGGAATCTGGGCCTTGGAGAAAAGTGGAAGAAAGCCCCATATTCCAAAGGAGAAATTTACTAATTCCTCTCTGCTAGACAAAAGTCCAGTtaggaaaatgtattgtttcactCTGACACCACGTAGCGTTGATCACTTCGTGCCAACAGCCCAATACTTCCAGACGTCTCCAGAATCCCTGTTCATCCACGAGTCCATCTACTCCCTGCAGACGCCTACAGGGTTCAGAGCCCTCGTTGGTTTGACCGATAGTGAGGTCACCTTTAACTACCAGAATGGGGTTGACCTCTTCCAGATGTCCACTGTGACTGATGAAGAAGTGGAGAAGGTGCTTCAAGAAAAGTTTGGCATTGTGTTGGCTAATAAATGTAGGCCCATTAACAATAAAGGCAATTATATTGTGTAG